A genome region from Setaria italica strain Yugu1 chromosome III, Setaria_italica_v2.0, whole genome shotgun sequence includes the following:
- the LOC101766468 gene encoding pentatricopeptide repeat-containing protein At2g30100, chloroplastic, translated as MVLSSHAAAAAAAAAVATFPQSTRSRRLPGSSASPRPPPPPRSLRLDHAAPPLSAAAPDGLLAAAIEHLEREPASAAADEAPLAALSPRELQLVLVYFAQEGRDAYCALEVFDWLRRANRVDGETMELMAAIACGWIERLVGAGGDVADVAALLGEMDCVGLRPGFSLVEKAVALYWDRGEREHAVEFVRDVLRRGGLGAGGEHGSADGDGERGGPVGYLAWKMMMDGDYREAVRLVIEFKESGLKPEVYSYLIGLTALVKEQKEFSKALRKLNSSVKDGSISKLDAESMHSIEKYQSELLSDGVLLSNWAVEEGSREVLGLVHERLLSLYTCAGCGLEAEHQLWEMKLLGREPDTQLYDVVLAICASQGEAAAVRRLLAGVESTSAGRRKKSMSWLLRGYVKGGFILDASETLMQMLDMGIFPDYLDRAAVLTALRRNIQESGSLESYMKLCKRLSETDLIGPCIVYLYVRKFKLWMMHML; from the exons ATGGTGCTCTCttcccacgccgccgcggcggcggccgcagcggccGTCGCCACCTTCCCGCAGTCCACCCGCTCGCGCCGCCTCCCCGGGTCCTCCGCCTCCCccaggcccccgccgcccccgcgctcCCTGCGCCTCgaccacgccgcgccgcccctctccgccgcggcccccgacgggctcctcgccgccgccatcgagcACCTGGAGCGCGAGCcggcctccgcggccgccgacgaggcCCCGCTGGCCGCGCTGTCCCCGCGGGAGCTGCAGCTCGTGCTCGTCTACTTCGCGCAGGAGGGCCGCGACGCCTACTGCGCGCTCGAGGTCTTCGACTGGCTCCGCCGCGCCAACCGCGTCGACGGCGAGACCATGGAGCTCATGGCCGCCATCGCCTGCGGATGGATCGAGCGCCTCGTGGGGGCCGGCGGGGACGTCGCCGACGTCGCCGCGCTGCTGGGGGAGATGGACTGCGTCGGGCTGAGGCCAGGGTTCAGCCTCGTCGAGAAGGCCGTCGCGCTCTACTGGGACCGCGGCGAGAGGGAGCACGCCGTCGAGTTCGTCAGGGACGTGCTCAGGAGAGGGGGACTTGGTGCGGGAGGGGAGCACGGCTctgccgacggcgacggcgagcggggAGGACCTGTCGGCTACCTCGCCTGGAAGATGATG ATGGATGGGGACTATAGGGAGGCTGTGAGATTGGTCATTGAATTTAAGGAGAGTGGCCTGAAACCTGAGGTGTATAGTTATCTAATTGGGTTGACTGCCTTGGTTAAAGAGCAAAAGGAATTCTCAAAGGCTCTGCGTAAATTAAATTCATCGGTGAAGGATGGCTCTATTTCTAAACTGGATGCTGAGAGCATGCACAGTATTGAAAAGTATCAATCAGAATTGTTAAGTGATGGTGTTCTTTTGTCAAACTGGGCAGTAGAGGAAGGCAGCAGAGAAGTGCTAGGACTTGTGCATGAAAGGCTCCTCTCATTGTATACTTGTGCTGGTTGTGGCTTAGAAGCTGAGCACCAACTTTGGGAAATGAAGCTTCTTGGTAGAGAACCTGATACACAGCTCTATGATGTTGTATTGGCAATTTGTGCATCTCAAGGGGAAGCTGCTGCTGTACGCCGATTGCTCGCAGGAGTTGAGTCAACCAGTgctggaagaaggaagaagtccATGTCATGGCTCCTGCGAGGCTATGTCAAAGGTGGCTTCATTCTAGATGCCTCGGAAACACTCATGCAGATGCTTGACATGGGCATATTTCCTGATTACCTGGATAGAGCTGCTGTATTGACTGCACTGCGGAGAAACATACAGGAATCTGGCAGCTTAGAATCGTACATGAAACTCTGCAAGCGACTTTCCGAGACAGATTTGATTGGACCTTGTATTGTCTATCTTTATGTCCGCAAATTCAAATTGTGGATGATGCACATGCTTTAG